One Gadus chalcogrammus isolate NIFS_2021 chromosome 7, NIFS_Gcha_1.0, whole genome shotgun sequence genomic window, GAACACCAGGTCGGCAAAGACGACGGACAGCCTCTGGAAGAGAATGGTGGCGGGGCTGGCGTAGTTCAGGTTCTCCACCACCAGCATTCCCCGGTCGAAGTGCACCGCAGCCTGTGAGAGGCCGTACTCGAACCAAGCGAACAGCGGAGGATAGTCCAGCGTCCATTCAGAGGTGTTCTGGAAGAAGGGAAACAAGGCCAACAATGCTTCTCTAACATAGAATGGCTCCACTGGCCACAGTGGGCATCTATAGTATGCAGCTCACAGATGTGTCTTGTTCACAGGTTCGGAAAACACCGCTGAATAGACAATCTCAAGTATTATCTCCTGAAGAGCTCATGAACTGCTTCTGTTGTTGTACATAGTGTGTCACAGAGAATATGCTATTCCATATATGACCTGTCCtattaaataattgttttttccTGAGTGATTTCCTGTGCATAAATAAATGGGACATAGTATTAAGCCGGATTCAGAGTTGTTGAATGGTGTGACTGACTGCCTACATTTCTTGAGCTGCATATATCATACGATAGCAGATGCATATCAAGTTGGGTTGTcctgtatgtctttgtgtatcCCAAACTAACCTCGTAGTACCACCTGGATACAGGTAAGCTATGCGTGATGGCCAGCCAGTTCCTGTGTACTTCGAAGTCCGTCGAATGACTGGAAGACAGGGTAAAGTCATGGGTAAATACATAAAGAGACATAATGACGTTTGGAACaattaaacaacaacattgacaTCTTATTCGGCCACAGTTACACCAGAATGTATGCACAACAAGTTGTAAAACACATTGAACAGAATGAAGGCGGTAACCAGGTCTTGTTGACGTGCTAAAAACACTGTTAACTGTCAGGCAAACTGCATTGACTACATCTCAATCCACCCTTACAAGAAACAAATACAAGGGTTGAATATGCGAAGAAATAATTTAACTCACTATGCGTTGATAAAAAGACACTTTAGCAGAGAAACTGCGATTGCTAGAGCAGGAAACCAGCCGGAGCTTTCCACGGGCGCCGCCATGACAGCTACGTCATCATAGACAAACACAACTTTATTGTTCGTTGTCGTCGTCTCCGATGACCTAGCGATAAAGCTCACTATTACCTTCTTTCATTTGGATTTGAGGCATTATTGTGTTCTAAAACACACCCGTCTCCGTACCGAATAACAGCGTAGGCCACCCTTTACTACGATACGAGACACGTGTGTTACTAGTCTGTTATTACCTGATTTTGAAGTTATTATTTTAGTTAGttattcgtttttttatcaAGTCAAAATCGCACTTTGCGGCGACAGCTTCACCAGTACTGTCTGGGATTGTCCCAAGACAAGAGACCATGATCCCCATGAATACAATACTGCGATCCCTGGCCCGTCTGCCATTGAGGAGACCGGTGGCACTTATGACGAGGAGTAAGTTGAGTTTTAAATACTATCTGTCTTCCAATTCTAACcacaaaaatgtattgttgaaatAGTTTtaaaaccctgtgtgtgtgtgtgtgtgtgtgtgtgtgtgtgtgtgtgtgtgtgtgtgtgtgtgtgtgtgtgtgtgtgtgtgtgtgtgtgtgtgtgtgtgtgtgtgtttatgtgtctgacTCGTCCTTGTCTGACAGACTTTGAAGTTGGATGTCCCATGGCaactcacacacagaggaacgTGGAGTTAACTCCTTTGGAGCAGAGGAAACTTACGTTCGACTCACACGGCGTGGTCAAGGACCTGGTGATAAGTGGTTTGTGACTTTGTCAAGATTAATCTTTATTGTTCATGTCTTTTCTTTAAAACAAACCTGCCCCTAATTTCTATCTAGAATTTAAATAAGTACACTTTAAAtgcaatataggcctacataataaACATATCGCAATGGGGTTAGATTCAATGCATGCAATCAAGGCCAATGTTTTCATGAGGGTCCTCCATTAATATCTGCACACAAACATCTCCATATTGTCCCCCAGGCTTTGAAAAGAACCAAGCTGAGATCATCGTGTCGGCTCTGGTGACTCTGACCACCGCAAACTTGGACATCGTCTACAAGGACatggtgacgtcatcgcatcAGGTAGGACGCCAAACTATGGCTGTAATACATACATTCACCCTGTCACACCTCCCCCAGTCAGACATGATCTCCTCCATCCtgtttcctctcctcacccctcgtcttgtctcctctcctgtccccttACCTGCGCTGGCAGGAGGTGGCGCTCCAGCAGATCCTGGCTCACCTTGACGCCGTCAGGAAGGACATGGTGATCTTGGAGAAGAGCGAGTTTGCCAACCTGCGCTCTGAAAACGAGGTAGACACAAACGTCCTTGGTAGCACTTTACAATCGATGAGGGTTTGTTGATTAACCGTTCATTAAAACGCTGTGATAAGGGTTAATGGATTAGTGTCACCCTAACCGTATTAAATTATGTACAAATTATTAGTAGATGATTTCTAGACAATTAGTTTACTGTTAGTTATTGCTTGTTACTACATTTACTACTGTTAATTAATGGTTCATTAACTctcattgtaaagtgttaccaggTCATCTCACAGAAGATCACGGCAAACAATGGCCTGTGAGAAAACCCACCTTGCTCACTATAAAACAAACCTAATAATTGAAtcatggtgtagccatgcaaaTGTATTATAGGTCCATATATAAATGAAACAAACCCAAGCTTAAAGCAGCATAATCACCTGAGATTGGATTATAACATCGACATTGAATCCATCCCAACCCTACATACGTAAATGACTCAGATCTGAATCCCTTCAACTAAACACAAAAGGTCTGTCTCGTCTTCCTCTACAGAAAATGAAGAGAGAGCTGAATCAGCTGAAGTCGAGCTTGACGGTGAGGCAAACACCATTGGTCCTTCGCATCTCATATGTTGGCGATAAAATGGGAACAAAACCCATCTTGTGAGGTGTATCCAACTAGTGACACCTCCATACGCATCATTGTGTTGCTTCCcacttctttctttcgttcGGTTTTAATGTAGGCTCACTTCCTCACCGTCTAAAGCAGCTACAAAGTGCTCTGTTGCAAAATGGCCGCCTGATTAACgccgtgtgtttgtgctccTTCGCCACAGGAGGAGAGCCAGAGGGTCCGAGCAGAGGCCAAGCTGGACATCAACCTGGAGAGAAGCAGGGTCTCAGACATggtacggagagagagagagagagagagagagagagagagagagagagagagagagagagagagagagagagagagagagagacagagagagagagagggagagacaggcagagagagagaaaggaaaaagagagagagggagacataggcagagagagagagagagagagagaaagagagagagagacagagagacagagacagagagagagagagagagagagagagagagagagagagagagagagagagaggttgagtgagtcagtgagtgagacaCAGAAAATGCATAGTATAACAGATACTCATGATTACAGTGTTTACTGCAgtggta contains:
- the ccdc90b gene encoding coiled-coil domain-containing protein 90B, mitochondrial, with the translated sequence MIPMNTILRSLARLPLRRPVALMTRNFEVGCPMATHTQRNVELTPLEQRKLTFDSHGVVKDLVISGFEKNQAEIIVSALVTLTTANLDIVYKDMVTSSHQEVALQQILAHLDAVRKDMVILEKSEFANLRSENEKMKRELNQLKSSLTEESQRVRAEAKLDINLERSRVSDMFTEQEKKLLEANTEFHRKKADLDHDAMETNKKIDLDVASLKTLLESLKLETVRYLAASVFSCLTIALGFYWLWK